From the genome of Miscanthus floridulus cultivar M001 chromosome 10, ASM1932011v1, whole genome shotgun sequence, one region includes:
- the LOC136489162 gene encoding uncharacterized protein, whose amino-acid sequence MGVFASDQHEPLVRYEGSERAKDGPSDPALRADLPTAPSDPEVMELEEDLTAEPDPPDDCRTPYLDYLLHDTLPTDKTEARWLAHHAKSFILVEGELYRRSHTGILQLCIPGEQGRLLLSDIHDGVYGHHATPRTLVGNTFR is encoded by the coding sequence atgggcgtcttcgccagtgaccaacatGAACCTTTGGTGCGCTATGAAGGGTCAGAACGGGCCAaggatggcccatctgatccagcCCTGAGGGCTGACCTGCCGACTGCTCcatccgaccccgaggtcatggagcttgaagaggacctgaCTGCAGAGCCCGACCCTCCGGACGACTGTAGAAcaccctacctcgactacctcctccatgacacactaccaacggacaagacggaggctcgatggctcgcacatcatgccaagtctttcattcttgtagagggcgaactctacagacggagccacactgggatcctgcaGCTCTGCATCCCCGGCGAACAGGGAAGACTTTTGCTGAGTGACATCCAcgatggggtctacggtcaccatgccacgccaaggaccttggttggaaacacattccgatag